A region of Panicum virgatum strain AP13 chromosome 8N, P.virgatum_v5, whole genome shotgun sequence DNA encodes the following proteins:
- the LOC120686092 gene encoding signal recognition particle subunit SRP68-like: protein MLKTGEQQPADMEVDSSAAVEEKQAVKFSINVLELMWEAQMQHGLRQSDYTRYRRYCSARLRRLYKSLKFLHGRGKYTRRNITESTVTDVRCDDFF, encoded by the exons ATGTTGAAGACCGGGGAGCAGCAGCCGGCGGACATGGAGGTCGACTCCTCTGCTGCCGTCGAGGAGAAGCAGGCCGTCAAGTTCTCCATCAACG TGCTGGAGCTCATGTGGGAGGCGCAGATGCAGCACGGGCTCCGCCAGAGTGACTACACGCGGTACAG GAGGTACTGTTCTGCGCGACTCAGAAGGTTGTACAAGTCTCTTAAGTTCTTGCATGGCCGTGGTAAATACACCAGGAGGAATATAACCGAGTCAACAGTCACAGATGTCAGGTGTGATGACTTCTTCTGA